In Synechococcus sp. CC9616, the following are encoded in one genomic region:
- a CDS encoding sodium:solute symporter family protein yields MPLLATTPFLAPGIAWFLVVAFSVLWIALGVAWGRQGRGDADDYMLAGRNIGLSLSTATLMASWVTGNTTLLAPEFGYKTGLWGMFSYALAGLGLILFAPLALRIKELMPKGRTSGDFIRLRYGRITWVIFMVITAIYTLGFLMTQAMGAGILLESLSGFDYRLGMLVVIGVSTVYTLYGGMRAVIGTDFIQSLLIMGLLLLVAVLAFRQFPIPEVHAELRSNHPDHLNLLLPAGLLIAWNSALFSMGEVFHNNIWWSRVFASRRSVVMPSFLLGGLAWMSVPLVTGSIGLVALARNLDLPQVNMVFPVMAADLLGAGGAALVFVVVFASLTSTLDSLLASTADLLAEDVFLHLLRPQASDAQLKLATRWIIVGLAVATLALSWPRLDSLASVLFFTGALVASTIWPVACGLYWTSANRHGAIVSMVAGSVVGLLAYNLIAPYCAAVFSAAVSAAVMAGWSLCQPESFQWSQLSAGDEA; encoded by the coding sequence ATGCCTTTGCTCGCAACGACTCCGTTTCTCGCTCCCGGCATCGCCTGGTTCCTGGTGGTGGCCTTTTCCGTGCTTTGGATCGCCCTTGGCGTGGCCTGGGGTCGCCAAGGCCGTGGAGATGCCGACGACTACATGCTGGCTGGACGGAACATTGGCCTGTCGCTCAGCACAGCAACCCTGATGGCGTCCTGGGTGACGGGCAACACCACCCTGCTGGCCCCGGAGTTCGGATACAAAACAGGGCTCTGGGGCATGTTCAGCTACGCCCTGGCAGGGCTCGGCCTGATTCTGTTCGCGCCCTTGGCCCTCCGGATCAAGGAGCTGATGCCCAAGGGACGCACCAGCGGAGATTTCATCCGATTGCGCTATGGCCGCATCACCTGGGTGATTTTCATGGTGATCACGGCCATCTACACGTTGGGCTTCCTGATGACCCAGGCCATGGGAGCAGGGATTCTTCTCGAGTCCCTGTCTGGATTCGACTACCGCCTGGGAATGCTTGTGGTGATCGGAGTGTCCACGGTTTACACCCTGTATGGCGGCATGCGAGCCGTGATCGGAACCGACTTCATCCAATCGCTTCTGATCATGGGCTTACTGTTGCTCGTGGCGGTTCTGGCCTTCCGTCAGTTTCCGATTCCGGAAGTACACGCCGAACTCAGAAGCAACCACCCCGATCACCTCAATCTGCTGTTGCCGGCTGGCCTCCTGATCGCTTGGAACTCAGCTCTGTTTTCAATGGGGGAGGTGTTCCACAACAACATCTGGTGGTCGCGGGTTTTTGCAAGCCGCCGATCCGTCGTGATGCCGTCTTTCCTGCTGGGGGGATTGGCATGGATGAGCGTGCCCTTGGTTACGGGATCGATCGGGCTCGTCGCCCTGGCCCGCAACCTGGATTTGCCCCAGGTGAACATGGTGTTTCCCGTGATGGCAGCGGATCTCCTGGGTGCTGGTGGCGCCGCCTTGGTGTTTGTGGTGGTGTTCGCGTCGCTCACCTCCACGCTCGATTCCCTGCTGGCCTCGACCGCCGATTTGCTGGCTGAGGATGTCTTTCTGCACTTGTTGCGCCCCCAGGCCAGCGACGCCCAGTTGAAGCTGGCCACCCGCTGGATCATCGTCGGCCTCGCTGTGGCCACATTGGCTTTGTCCTGGCCCCGACTCGATTCCCTGGCCAGCGTCCTGTTCTTCACAGGAGCGCTTGTGGCATCAACCATCTGGCCGGTGGCCTGCGGCTTGTACTGGACAAGTGCCAACCGCCATGGAGCGATCGTCTCCATGGTCGCTGGGAGTGTGGTGGGGTTGTTGGCTTACAACCTGATTGCGCCTTACTGCGCCGCCGTCTTTTCAGCAGCTGTTTCTGCTGCTGTGATGGCAGGTTGGAGCTTGTGTCAGCCGGAATCATTCCAGTGGAGCCAACTCAGCGCAGGAGATGAGGCATGA
- a CDS encoding gamma-glutamyltransferase family protein, whose amino-acid sequence MRSHKVIAESCGQLWLRFLKTSPKPCTNDAAEGPDRHLLGLRSYCSVINALLLVLSVWGAAMAAAAPISRDDPESAELSRKRISTAAGSAVVVTANPLASAAALNILREGGTAADALVTAQSVLAVVEPQSSGLAGGSFLLFWDAQQQALNVLDGREVAPQSSRPDDLLSQTGDPLPWREATARLEAIGIPGTVALLWEVHQHHGRLRWERTLQSAIRLARDGFRPSPRLLRSIGLARRIGVQHSQAFQALYLPSGQPPPADQLFQNASLARTLAALAQDGGPSFYRGALARQILREMGVLQESEPEFRGWRPSDLSAYAVLHRQPLCSERFSHRICTMPPPSSGGLALLQTLALLNTSTDLALSGSADPQTWQHLASALTWADADRLYWVHDPIDGDVPTAALLDPSYIASRAEEMQATPAAQPSPGLPPGIDHYPFGRAQQGREQGTTHVTIVDGYGNIASYTSSVETVFGSRHLVAGMVMNNQLTDFAFEPIIGGQAVANRRLPGRRPVSSMAPTLVFQNDQPVLALGSPGGRSIPHLLSRVLLASLVWNEPPKRAVALPHLSSRRLTLVLEKDPPLPWPMPIEDLKTDRQTIRSQRIGSGTALVQRINGRWHGAADPRREGTAVALP is encoded by the coding sequence ATGCGTTCGCACAAAGTCATCGCTGAATCATGCGGACAATTGTGGCTGAGATTCCTCAAGACTTCTCCAAAGCCCTGCACCAACGACGCTGCAGAAGGTCCTGATCGCCATCTTCTCGGATTGAGGAGTTATTGCTCAGTCATCAACGCTCTGTTGCTGGTTCTGAGTGTCTGGGGTGCCGCCATGGCTGCAGCTGCTCCGATCAGCCGTGACGACCCTGAATCCGCCGAGCTCAGCCGCAAGAGAATCTCCACAGCCGCTGGCTCTGCCGTTGTGGTCACCGCCAATCCACTGGCCAGTGCTGCGGCCTTGAATATTCTCAGAGAGGGCGGCACAGCAGCTGATGCGCTTGTCACAGCCCAGAGCGTGCTGGCGGTCGTTGAACCGCAGAGTTCCGGGCTAGCTGGCGGCAGCTTTCTTCTGTTCTGGGACGCGCAGCAACAGGCACTGAACGTGCTCGATGGCCGTGAAGTGGCACCCCAGAGCAGCCGCCCAGACGATCTGCTCAGCCAAACAGGAGACCCCCTGCCCTGGCGCGAGGCCACAGCCAGGCTCGAGGCGATCGGCATTCCTGGAACGGTTGCGCTGCTCTGGGAGGTCCATCAGCACCATGGCCGCCTGCGCTGGGAAAGAACCTTGCAATCGGCAATCCGGTTGGCCAGGGATGGCTTCAGGCCCAGCCCGCGACTGCTGCGATCGATCGGGCTGGCCCGGCGTATCGGAGTGCAACACAGCCAGGCGTTCCAGGCGCTTTATCTACCAAGCGGTCAACCACCGCCGGCCGATCAGCTCTTTCAAAATGCCTCCCTGGCGCGCACGCTGGCGGCTCTGGCGCAAGACGGTGGCCCGTCGTTTTACCGGGGAGCCCTTGCCAGGCAGATCTTGCGGGAGATGGGCGTCCTGCAGGAGAGCGAGCCTGAATTCCGCGGCTGGCGCCCATCAGACCTCTCCGCTTATGCGGTGTTACACCGTCAACCCCTCTGCAGCGAGCGGTTCAGCCACCGAATCTGCACAATGCCCCCACCCAGCAGCGGCGGACTGGCGTTGCTGCAAACCCTGGCGTTACTGAACACGTCCACGGATCTTGCCCTTTCCGGATCTGCGGATCCGCAGACCTGGCAACATCTGGCCAGCGCCCTGACCTGGGCCGATGCAGACCGTCTCTACTGGGTGCATGACCCGATCGATGGAGATGTTCCCACTGCGGCCTTGCTTGATCCCTCTTACATTGCGAGCCGCGCTGAAGAGATGCAGGCCACACCCGCAGCCCAACCCTCACCAGGGCTGCCGCCTGGAATCGATCACTATCCCTTTGGCAGAGCCCAGCAGGGGCGCGAACAGGGCACCACGCATGTGACCATCGTGGACGGGTACGGCAACATCGCCAGTTACACCTCCTCGGTGGAGACGGTTTTCGGCAGTCGGCACCTGGTGGCCGGCATGGTGATGAACAATCAGCTCACCGACTTCGCCTTTGAACCCATCATTGGAGGCCAAGCGGTAGCCAATCGCCGTCTGCCCGGTCGCCGGCCGGTGTCCTCGATGGCACCCACGTTGGTGTTCCAAAACGACCAGCCGGTGCTGGCGCTCGGAAGTCCAGGCGGACGCAGCATCCCCCATCTGCTCAGCCGGGTGTTACTAGCCTCACTGGTCTGGAACGAACCACCGAAACGAGCCGTCGCCCTTCCACACCTCTCCAGCCGCAGACTCACGCTCGTGCTGGAAAAGGATCCACCTCTGCCGTGGCCCATGCCAATCGAGGATCTGAAGACAGACCGTCAAACCATTCGGTCACAGCGGATCGGCAGCGGTACGGCACTGGTGCAGCGGATCAACGGCCGCTGGCATGGCGCAGCGGACCCTCGTCGGGAGGGAACGGCGGTGGCCCTGCCCTGA
- a CDS encoding 16S rRNA (uracil(1498)-N(3))-methyltransferase yields the protein MNIIHLHRDDLWLDHNTVLIGDRRFQHIREVLKASVGDTVRVGLLGGDLGGGRIEHVDTNAIRLHVELDQSPPQRHRFDIVLALPRPKMLRRIFRTVAEFGVANLHLINSARVEKSYWQSPLLRPDKISEALLAGMERSRDTVAPVVHQHALFRPFVEDQLKTLCAGRPCWIAAIGARKALSNAASAPAVVMIGPEGGFVPFEIELVQRVIAEPVHLGSRILSVDTALTSVLALGG from the coding sequence ATGAACATCATTCATTTGCATCGGGATGATCTCTGGCTGGATCACAACACCGTGTTGATCGGAGATCGACGTTTTCAGCACATTCGTGAGGTTCTGAAAGCTTCTGTTGGCGACACCGTTCGTGTTGGCTTGCTCGGAGGGGACCTAGGGGGAGGACGGATTGAACACGTCGACACCAACGCAATTCGGCTGCATGTTGAGTTGGATCAATCCCCACCCCAGCGTCACCGCTTCGACATTGTGCTGGCGCTGCCGCGACCAAAAATGTTGCGCCGGATTTTTCGCACAGTTGCTGAATTCGGCGTAGCGAATCTGCATCTCATTAATAGTGCCCGGGTTGAAAAAAGTTATTGGCAAAGCCCATTGCTGAGGCCCGACAAGATTTCTGAGGCGCTACTGGCTGGGATGGAACGTTCGCGCGACACCGTGGCACCTGTGGTGCATCAACACGCCTTATTTCGTCCGTTCGTTGAGGACCAGCTCAAGACGTTGTGTGCTGGACGCCCTTGCTGGATAGCGGCAATCGGTGCCAGGAAGGCTCTGAGCAACGCTGCATCAGCGCCTGCCGTCGTGATGATCGGCCCAGAAGGTGGTTTTGTTCCTTTTGAGATTGAACTTGTGCAGCGTGTTATCGCCGAACCCGTCCATCTGGGTTCTAGAATCTTGAGTGTAGATACGGCGTTGACGAGTGTCCTGGCCCTGGGTGGATGA
- a CDS encoding FAD-binding oxidoreductase, with product MAKKETTTANLMQDRYDVVVIGGGTTGAAAAYHLSKAGVNNMLCLEMGRPGEGRTQPEHVRQDSPLTAEDESFYVPNFSGSRVFEGGSKGPRTIKMIVTLPPYEMLDGFADLFGWDGVKTYLDLAESGLKQQLDLANQYLPDPKQQIKQDGSLMVCEPDRADRLKQEYEFLQKLECPCEWWEEEHVVDAHGSAAGYVAGIWFPQHARIDSVTYAKVLLDAAVQSGSLTLKQECSPVVDVKDSEAGDHVVIQLADGELIQASQAIIATGGMYMDKYLAGILTPRYSYLAALPHRDPGPMGGMQAPNSANFFTLGFSHDWCVTDNFVRISGEDHYSGLKSPRAKQRCGRLAQWGWEKYPYLEFGADYPATYGIYSETPDFMPLVGKTTQNSGICYMVGCNAWGQASLSAAASLAPALLGYRDLSEAEKQTADLLSIRRFSARSTTPSS from the coding sequence ATGGCTAAGAAAGAAACAACTACAGCCAACCTGATGCAAGATCGTTATGACGTCGTTGTGATCGGTGGAGGCACAACAGGGGCAGCAGCTGCATATCACCTCAGCAAAGCCGGTGTGAATAACATGCTTTGCCTGGAAATGGGACGACCGGGCGAAGGCCGGACGCAACCTGAGCACGTACGACAGGACTCTCCTCTCACAGCTGAGGACGAATCATTCTATGTACCTAACTTCAGCGGCTCAAGGGTCTTTGAAGGTGGCTCGAAAGGGCCAAGAACAATCAAGATGATTGTGACTCTGCCTCCATATGAAATGCTGGATGGCTTCGCAGATTTATTTGGATGGGATGGCGTCAAAACATATCTCGATCTTGCTGAGAGCGGCCTGAAACAACAACTTGACTTGGCCAATCAATACCTTCCTGACCCGAAACAACAGATTAAGCAAGATGGATCATTGATGGTATGTGAGCCTGATCGAGCCGATCGTTTGAAACAGGAATATGAGTTTTTACAGAAGTTGGAATGTCCCTGCGAGTGGTGGGAGGAAGAGCATGTCGTCGATGCCCATGGTTCCGCCGCTGGCTATGTGGCAGGAATCTGGTTCCCTCAGCATGCACGAATTGATTCCGTCACCTATGCCAAGGTTCTGTTGGATGCCGCGGTGCAGTCTGGTTCACTCACACTCAAGCAGGAATGCTCCCCAGTCGTTGATGTAAAAGATTCAGAGGCAGGCGATCATGTTGTGATCCAATTGGCTGATGGCGAATTGATTCAAGCCAGCCAGGCAATCATCGCGACAGGCGGAATGTATATGGATAAATATCTAGCCGGAATATTAACACCTCGATACAGCTATCTCGCTGCACTTCCGCACAGAGATCCAGGACCGATGGGTGGAATGCAGGCACCCAATTCAGCGAACTTTTTCACACTCGGTTTTTCGCATGACTGGTGCGTCACAGACAACTTTGTTCGCATCAGCGGAGAAGACCACTACAGCGGCTTGAAGAGTCCTCGCGCCAAACAGCGTTGTGGACGCCTCGCACAATGGGGTTGGGAGAAATATCCCTATCTCGAATTCGGGGCCGACTATCCAGCCACCTACGGCATCTACTCAGAAACTCCTGATTTCATGCCCCTTGTGGGCAAAACGACTCAAAACAGCGGTATCTGCTACATGGTTGGCTGCAACGCCTGGGGGCAAGCGTCCCTCTCTGCTGCTGCATCTCTTGCCCCTGCTCTACTTGGCTACCGGGACCTGTCTGAAGCCGAAAAACAAACCGCCGATCTGCTGTCAATCCGTCGTTTCTCGGCCCGATCCACAACTCCAAGCAGTTAG
- a CDS encoding FAD-dependent oxidoreductase, with the protein MDGTVGSDQQPSHVVVVGAGWGGWGAAKALCEAGVRVTLIDGMADPSGRKPITTRSGKPFEAGTRGFWKDYPNINALSDELGLGAIYTEFTTSAFWSPDGLEATAPVFGDAPQLPSPVGQVLATVKNFKRLPVPDRLSIAGLLYAMLDLNRSDAVYRHYDAIDALTLFKQLRISDRMIDDFLRPTLLVGLFKPPEELSAAVTMELLYYYALAHQDSFDVRWIRSKSIAEQLIAPLSERLCERHQLELMGGTLATKLIVSSDGRTIASLETRNLKTGSTAVLYDVDAVVLAVGARGMGALMAQSPECGALAPELVQAGTLGSIDVVSLRLWLDRYVPVADPANVFSRFSALRGAGATFFMLDQLQKESEPDLWGDQPVQGSVIASDFYNATAIAELSDQQIVDCLMQDLLPKAQPGFGDARVVDQEVRRYPGSVSLFSPGSFSKRPPLETSLASVVCAGDWVRMGEREHGAKGLCQERAYVCGLEAGNSLLRRGIVRGEGMPSRAQHPVIPIRADEPQVLLGRALNKLVMDPLETLGIDWPWLAG; encoded by the coding sequence ATGGACGGGACGGTTGGGTCAGATCAGCAGCCTTCGCACGTGGTTGTGGTGGGCGCCGGCTGGGGGGGATGGGGGGCCGCCAAGGCGCTCTGCGAAGCCGGGGTGCGCGTGACCCTGATCGATGGGATGGCTGATCCCAGTGGCCGTAAGCCGATCACCACCCGCAGCGGCAAGCCATTTGAAGCTGGTACCCGAGGCTTCTGGAAGGACTACCCCAACATCAATGCGCTCAGCGATGAGCTGGGACTTGGCGCGATTTACACCGAGTTCACCACCAGTGCCTTCTGGTCGCCGGATGGGCTGGAGGCCACCGCACCGGTATTCGGGGATGCCCCGCAGCTGCCCAGTCCTGTGGGTCAGGTTCTGGCCACGGTGAAGAACTTCAAGCGTCTGCCGGTGCCGGACAGGCTCAGCATTGCCGGCCTGCTCTACGCGATGCTCGATCTCAACCGCAGCGATGCGGTGTACAGGCACTACGACGCGATCGATGCGTTGACGCTGTTTAAACAGCTCCGCATCAGTGATCGCATGATCGATGATTTCCTGCGGCCCACGCTGCTGGTGGGACTGTTCAAGCCGCCTGAGGAGCTCTCAGCGGCGGTGACCATGGAGTTGCTTTATTACTACGCCCTGGCTCACCAGGATTCCTTTGATGTTCGTTGGATTCGCTCGAAGAGCATCGCCGAACAGCTGATCGCACCGCTCAGTGAGCGTTTGTGTGAACGCCATCAGCTTGAACTGATGGGCGGCACCCTGGCGACAAAACTGATCGTGTCATCCGATGGCAGGACCATCGCTTCGCTTGAGACCCGCAATCTGAAGACGGGCAGCACCGCTGTGCTCTACGACGTGGACGCGGTGGTGCTAGCGGTGGGTGCCAGGGGTATGGGCGCCTTGATGGCGCAGTCGCCGGAATGCGGCGCGCTGGCACCGGAACTGGTGCAGGCCGGCACGCTTGGTTCGATCGATGTGGTGTCGCTGCGTTTGTGGCTGGATCGCTACGTGCCCGTTGCCGATCCAGCCAATGTTTTCTCGCGCTTCAGTGCGCTGCGCGGCGCGGGGGCCACTTTTTTCATGCTCGATCAACTGCAGAAGGAGAGCGAGCCAGACCTTTGGGGTGATCAGCCGGTGCAGGGTTCGGTGATTGCGAGCGACTTCTACAACGCCACAGCGATCGCTGAACTCAGTGATCAGCAGATCGTCGACTGCCTGATGCAGGATCTGTTGCCGAAGGCGCAGCCCGGCTTCGGCGATGCCCGAGTGGTGGATCAGGAGGTGCGCCGTTATCCAGGTTCGGTGTCCCTGTTCTCCCCTGGCAGCTTCAGCAAGCGACCACCGCTGGAGACGTCTCTCGCTTCCGTTGTCTGCGCTGGCGACTGGGTGAGGATGGGCGAGAGGGAACACGGCGCCAAGGGGTTGTGCCAGGAACGTGCCTACGTGTGTGGTCTGGAAGCGGGCAACTCGCTGCTGCGGCGAGGCATCGTGCGCGGTGAAGGCATGCCTAGTAGGGCGCAGCATCCCGTGATTCCGATCCGGGCTGATGAACCACAGGTGCTGCTGGGTCGCGCCCTCAACAAATTGGTCATGGATCCTCTCGAGACCCTCGGTATCGACTGGCCTTGGCTAGCCGGCTGA